The proteins below come from a single Mycobacterium parmense genomic window:
- the hpt gene encoding hypoxanthine phosphoribosyltransferase yields the protein MGVAQISSAITPAQPVELYPGDIESVLLTAEQIQARIAELGDHIGNDYRDAAGETGQDLLLITVLKGAVMFVTDLARAIPVPTQFEFMAVSSYGSSTSSSGVVRILKDLDRDINGRDVLIVEDVVDSGLTLSWLLRNLSSRHPRSLRVCTLLRKPDARGANVDISYVGFDIPNDFVVGYGLDYDERYRDLPYIGTLHPRVYQQ from the coding sequence GTGGGCGTGGCCCAGATCTCCTCGGCGATCACCCCCGCCCAGCCCGTGGAGCTTTATCCGGGGGACATCGAGTCAGTGCTGCTCACAGCGGAGCAGATTCAGGCCCGCATCGCCGAACTCGGCGACCACATCGGCAACGACTATCGCGACGCCGCCGGCGAGACGGGCCAGGACCTGCTGCTGATCACGGTGCTCAAGGGCGCTGTGATGTTCGTCACCGACCTGGCCCGCGCGATCCCAGTGCCGACCCAGTTCGAGTTCATGGCCGTCAGCTCCTACGGGTCCTCGACGTCGTCGTCCGGCGTGGTGCGGATTCTCAAAGACCTGGACCGCGACATCAACGGGCGCGACGTGCTGATCGTCGAGGACGTCGTCGACTCGGGCCTGACGCTGTCCTGGCTGCTGCGCAACCTGAGCAGCCGCCATCCGCGCTCGCTGCGCGTCTGCACGCTGCTGCGCAAGCCCGACGCCCGGGGCGCCAACGTCGACATCTCCTACGTGGGGTTCGACATCCCCAACGACTTCGTCGTCGGCTACGGCCTGGATTACGACGAGCGCTACCGCGATCTGCCCTACATCGGCACCCTGCACCCCAGGGTCTACCAGCAGTAG
- a CDS encoding zinc-binding dehydrogenase, with protein sequence MRAAVLRDGRMVYRDDVPEPVPEAGQVLVAVRACGICGSDLHFAAHGAQVLEMSDRVAGGAGAMRVDLEHDVFMGHEFSAEVLEAGPDTETHPPGTLVTSLPVLLSAKGVEPIVYSNHTIGGYAERMLLSAPLLLPIPNGLDLRHAALTEPIAVGLHAVNKSNIATGETALVLGCGPIGIAIVAALRARGVETIVASDFSPKRRELATAMGAHQTLDAAQGSPFDTVKPAVVFEAVGVPGIIDDVLLRARPGTRLVVAGVCMQPDTVHPFFAIAKEINVQFVLAYTPDEFTDSLRALAEGQIDVTPVITGEVGLDGVGEAFDDLADPERHCKILVTP encoded by the coding sequence ATGCGCGCCGCGGTCCTGCGGGACGGCCGCATGGTGTATCGGGACGACGTGCCCGAGCCGGTACCCGAGGCCGGGCAGGTGCTGGTCGCCGTGCGGGCGTGTGGAATCTGCGGTTCGGACCTGCATTTCGCCGCACACGGCGCCCAGGTGCTGGAAATGAGCGACCGGGTGGCCGGCGGCGCGGGCGCCATGCGCGTCGACCTGGAGCACGACGTCTTCATGGGCCACGAATTCAGCGCCGAGGTGCTCGAGGCCGGGCCGGACACCGAGACCCACCCGCCGGGGACCCTGGTCACCTCGCTGCCGGTGCTGTTGTCCGCCAAGGGGGTCGAGCCGATCGTGTACAGCAACCACACCATCGGCGGCTACGCCGAGCGGATGCTGCTGTCGGCGCCGCTGCTGCTGCCGATTCCCAACGGGCTCGACCTCAGGCACGCGGCCCTTACCGAACCGATAGCCGTCGGGTTGCACGCCGTCAACAAGTCGAACATCGCGACGGGCGAGACGGCGCTGGTGCTGGGCTGCGGCCCCATCGGCATCGCGATCGTCGCGGCGTTGCGGGCCCGCGGTGTGGAAACGATTGTGGCATCGGATTTCTCGCCGAAACGTCGGGAGTTGGCTACCGCGATGGGCGCCCATCAGACGCTGGACGCGGCGCAGGGCTCGCCGTTCGACACCGTCAAACCCGCAGTGGTGTTCGAGGCGGTCGGCGTCCCGGGGATCATCGACGACGTGCTGCTGCGGGCCCGGCCGGGCACCCGCCTGGTGGTCGCCGGGGTGTGCATGCAACCCGACACCGTGCACCCGTTCTTCGCGATTGCCAAGGAGATCAACGTCCAGTTCGTGCTGGCCTACACGCCCGACGAGTTCACCGACTCGCTGCGCGCCCTGGCCGAGGGGCAGATCGACGTCACCCCGGTGATCACCGGGGAGGTGGGACTGGACGGGGTCGGCGAGGCCTTTGACGACCTCGCCGACCCCGAGCGGCACTGCAAGATTCTCGTCACGCCCTAG
- a CDS encoding SIMPL domain-containing protein: MPKLSVPAYRRTIAWAAAGLAVATVAGCGSEEDTASPRQVTVVGSGQVQGVPDTLTADVAVEFTAPDVTTAMNRTNDRQQAVINALLGAGVDRKDIRTTEVTLQPQYGNPGPNETPAITGYRAANSIEVKIHPPEAASRLLALIVGTGGDATRISSVSYSIADDSQLVKDARARAFDDAKGRADQYAQLSGLRLGKILAISEAPANAAPVLPAPRAMPSAVPLEPGQQTVSFSVTAVWELD, encoded by the coding sequence ATGCCGAAACTCAGTGTGCCGGCCTACCGCAGGACGATCGCCTGGGCCGCCGCGGGTTTGGCCGTCGCGACGGTGGCCGGCTGTGGATCCGAGGAGGACACCGCGAGTCCGCGACAGGTGACCGTGGTGGGTTCGGGGCAGGTGCAGGGCGTCCCGGACACGCTGACCGCCGACGTGGCCGTCGAGTTCACCGCGCCGGACGTCACGACCGCGATGAACCGGACCAACGACCGCCAGCAGGCCGTCATCAACGCGCTCCTCGGCGCGGGCGTCGACCGCAAGGACATCCGAACCACCGAGGTCACGCTGCAGCCGCAGTACGGCAATCCCGGGCCGAACGAAACGCCGGCCATCACCGGTTACCGGGCCGCCAACTCCATCGAGGTGAAGATCCACCCGCCCGAGGCGGCGTCGCGGCTGCTGGCCCTGATCGTCGGCACCGGCGGCGACGCCACCCGCATCAGCTCGGTCAGCTACTCGATCGCCGACGACTCGCAGCTGGTGAAGGACGCCCGGGCGCGGGCGTTCGACGACGCCAAGGGCCGGGCCGACCAGTACGCGCAGCTGTCCGGGCTGCGGCTGGGCAAGATCCTCGCCATCTCCGAGGCGCCCGCCAATGCGGCGCCCGTGCTGCCGGCGCCCAGGGCCATGCCGAGCGCCGTCCCGCTCGAGCCCGGCCAGCAGACCGTGAGCTTCTCGGTCACCGCCGTATGGGAGTTGGACTGA
- the tilS gene encoding tRNA lysidine(34) synthetase TilS has protein sequence MDRPGAVAQLRAAVETFARTHLAAGERWCVALSGGADSLALTAVAARLRPTTALIVDHGLQPGSAEIADTARGQAITLGCFAAQVLSVQVGAGGGPEAAARAARYAALDAHRDGPVLLAHTLDDQAETVLLGLGRGSGGRSMAGMRPYDPPWCRPLLGVRRAATHAACRELGLTAWQDPHNRDRRFTRSRLRLEVLPLLEDVLGGGVAEALARTATALREDTELIDTLAEQALQDVREGAQLRVGALAALPDPVRRRVIRGWLLAGGATGLTDKQIRGVDALVTAWRGQGGVAVGSALRSERLIAGRRDGALLLWREPVR, from the coding sequence ATGGATCGACCGGGTGCTGTAGCGCAGCTGCGCGCGGCCGTCGAGACGTTCGCCCGAACCCACCTCGCCGCCGGTGAGCGCTGGTGCGTGGCGCTGTCGGGCGGCGCGGACTCGCTGGCGCTGACCGCGGTGGCGGCCCGGCTGCGGCCCACGACGGCGCTGATCGTCGACCACGGGCTGCAACCCGGCTCGGCCGAGATTGCCGACACCGCCCGTGGTCAGGCGATAACTTTGGGATGCTTTGCGGCACAAGTACTTTCCGTCCAGGTAGGCGCCGGCGGCGGGCCGGAGGCGGCGGCCCGCGCCGCGCGTTACGCCGCGCTGGACGCCCACCGCGACGGCCCGGTGCTGCTGGCGCACACGCTCGACGACCAGGCCGAAACGGTGCTGCTGGGGTTGGGCCGGGGCTCCGGGGGGCGCTCGATGGCCGGGATGCGTCCATACGATCCGCCGTGGTGCCGGCCGCTGCTGGGCGTGCGGCGCGCCGCGACCCATGCCGCGTGCCGCGAGCTCGGCCTGACCGCTTGGCAGGACCCGCACAACCGCGACCGGCGCTTCACCCGGTCGCGGCTGCGGCTGGAGGTGCTGCCGCTGCTCGAGGACGTCCTGGGCGGCGGGGTGGCCGAGGCGCTGGCCCGCACCGCGACGGCGCTGCGTGAGGACACCGAGCTCATCGACACGCTCGCCGAACAGGCCCTGCAGGACGTGCGCGAGGGCGCGCAATTGCGGGTCGGCGCCCTGGCCGCGCTGCCGGACCCGGTGCGGCGGCGAGTGATCCGCGGCTGGCTGCTGGCCGGGGGTGCGACGGGGCTGACGGACAAGCAGATCCGCGGCGTGGACGCGCTGGTCACGGCCTGGCGCGGGCAGGGCGGGGTGGCGGTGGGGTCGGCCTTGCGCAGCGAGAGGTTGATCGCGGGACGGCGCGACGGCGCCCTGCTCCTGTGGCGTGAACCCGTCCGGTAG
- a CDS encoding zinc-dependent metalloprotease, with protein sequence MSPPSDLTLGTAVDWRFAATVGQRLARPGPPSSDYTRRQAIDELASAAARAEPPVRDITGLVTSGAVPAARIVDRSAWIGAAAESMRVMMDGSEKPRGFLTGRVTGAQTGAVLAFVSSGILGQYDPFATNNGSREGCLLLVYPNVIAVERQLRVEPTDFRLWVCLHEVTHRVQFTANPWLSEYMSQALGLLTRDPGEDLGQLIARLAEFVRSRRDPASGSDGNSPGILGLVRAVQSEPQRIALDQLLVLGTLLEGHADHVMDAVGPMVVPSVATIRRRFDERRNRRQPPLQRLLRALLGLDAKLSQYTRGKAFVDHVVGRVGMEKFNAVWSGPETLPLPAEIEEPQRWIDRVL encoded by the coding sequence ATGAGCCCGCCGTCCGACCTGACCCTGGGCACCGCCGTCGACTGGCGCTTCGCGGCCACCGTCGGCCAGCGGCTGGCCCGGCCGGGCCCGCCGTCCAGCGACTACACCCGCCGCCAGGCGATCGACGAGCTGGCGAGCGCGGCCGCCCGGGCCGAGCCGCCGGTGCGTGACATCACCGGCCTGGTCACCAGCGGCGCCGTGCCGGCGGCGCGCATCGTCGACCGCTCCGCGTGGATCGGTGCGGCGGCCGAATCGATGCGGGTGATGATGGACGGCTCCGAGAAGCCGCGCGGGTTCCTCACCGGCCGCGTCACCGGCGCCCAGACGGGCGCCGTGCTGGCGTTCGTGTCGTCGGGCATCCTCGGCCAGTACGACCCGTTCGCCACCAACAACGGCTCCCGAGAGGGCTGCCTGCTGCTGGTGTATCCGAACGTGATCGCCGTCGAGCGCCAGCTGCGGGTCGAGCCCACCGATTTCCGGTTGTGGGTCTGCCTGCACGAGGTGACCCACCGCGTCCAGTTCACCGCCAACCCGTGGTTGTCCGAGTACATGTCGCAGGCGCTGGGGCTGCTGACGCGTGACCCCGGCGAAGACCTGGGGCAGCTGATCGCCCGGCTAGCCGAATTCGTCCGCAGCCGGCGCGACCCGGCGTCCGGATCCGACGGCAATTCACCGGGAATCCTCGGCCTGGTCCGGGCCGTGCAGTCCGAGCCCCAGCGCATCGCCCTGGACCAGCTGCTGGTGCTCGGCACGCTCCTCGAGGGCCATGCCGACCACGTGATGGACGCCGTGGGGCCCATGGTGGTGCCGTCCGTGGCGACCATCCGCCGCCGGTTCGACGAGCGACGCAATCGCAGACAACCTCCCCTGCAGCGCCTGCTGCGCGCCCTGCTGGGGCTCGACGCCAAGCTCAGCCAGTACACCCGCGGCAAGGCGTTCGTCGACCACGTGGTGGGCCGGGTGGGCATGGAGAAGTTCAACGCCGTCTGGTCGGGGCCCGAGACGCTGCCGCTGCCCGCCGAGATCGAAGAACCGCAGCGATGGATCGACCGGGTGCTGTAG